The following coding sequences lie in one Halorhabdus rudnickae genomic window:
- a CDS encoding DUF5789 family protein — MADDKQGRDKQAHDAERRQRERELETELQRRDEPEPPIPATELGELEDALETLSYPTTAADVVETVGDRQIESPDGTFRLEELLPDTDAETLDSPAAVSVQVQRPTVAAAMKRIIEASDDLQDADFGGSRRDAYRKTLQALAAIEADDDDEGIDVITEWIVDRIDETGKLPGSREVRREAARFCRSNGYEVRVDEWLGI, encoded by the coding sequence ATGGCAGACGACAAACAAGGCCGAGACAAACAGGCCCACGACGCCGAGCGACGACAGCGCGAGCGCGAACTCGAGACGGAACTCCAGCGGCGTGACGAACCGGAGCCGCCGATTCCAGCGACCGAACTCGGCGAACTGGAAGACGCCCTCGAAACGCTATCGTACCCGACGACCGCAGCCGACGTGGTCGAGACGGTCGGTGACCGGCAGATCGAGTCGCCGGATGGCACGTTTCGGCTCGAGGAACTACTCCCCGACACTGACGCCGAAACCCTCGACTCACCTGCCGCAGTCAGCGTCCAGGTTCAGCGGCCCACCGTCGCGGCCGCGATGAAACGGATCATCGAAGCGAGCGACGACCTGCAGGACGCCGACTTCGGCGGGTCCCGCCGTGACGCCTACCGGAAGACCCTGCAGGCGCTCGCGGCGATCGAGGCAGATGATGACGACGAGGGGATCGATGTCATCACCGAGTGGATCGTCGATCGCATCGACGAGACAGGGAAACTCCCCGGATCACGGGAGGTGCGGCGTGAGGCCGCGAGATTCTGTCGGTCGAACGGCTACGAGGTTCGGGTCGACGAGTGGCTAGGGATCTGA
- a CDS encoding DNA topoisomerase I, which yields MRLIVTEKDNAARRIAEILSGDSASAERTNGVNVYRWGGQLVVGLSGHVVGVDFPPEYSEWRDVEPAELIDADIVTMPTRENIVATLRSLARKSDEVVIATDYDREGELIGKEAYELIREETDAPVERVRFSSITEREVREAFENPDEIDFDLAAAGQARQIVDLIWGAALTRFLSLSAKQLGNDFISVGRVQSPTLKLIVDREREIEAFDPDDYWEIVTDLAKNGQGFEAQYFYDDDGSEAERIWAENAADAAYADLRESGTATVTEVRRRTRTDDPPAPFNTTAFISAASSLGYSAQRAMSLAEELYTDGYLTYPRTDNTVYPDDLDPGELLGAFEGSYEFGDDAESLLAQDEIEPTRGETESTDHPPIHPTGELPDRDDIGADAWEVYELVVRRFFATVAEPATWAHLRVVAEASGRSLKANGKRLLEEGYHAVYPYSSAGETVVPEVSEGEELSIEDVELEAKQTQPPRRYGQSRLIQHMEEMGIGTKATRHNIVEKLYDRGYVENDPPRPTKLAEAVVTAAEEYADHIVSEEMTAQLEADMTAIAEGEATLENVTEESREMLGEIFEELRASREEIGEFLQESLKADRTLGPCPECGEDLLIRRSRQGSYFVGCDGFPECRFTLPLPSSGEPQVMDESCEEHDLRHVKMLAGRDTFVHGCPRCKAEEADESEDRVIGDCPKCGNSHDGELAIKHLRSGSRLVGCTRYPDCEYSLPLPRRGEIVVTDETCEEHDLPHIEVHDDGDDEPWELGCPICNYEEFQARNAVEDLEDLDGIGPATAEKLEDAGVEAPEDLEEVDPDAVAGNVQGISADRIREWQTELSA from the coding sequence ATGCGGCTGATCGTCACCGAGAAGGACAACGCCGCCCGGCGGATCGCCGAGATCCTCAGTGGGGACTCGGCGAGCGCCGAACGGACCAACGGCGTCAACGTCTATCGATGGGGGGGCCAGCTCGTCGTCGGCCTCTCGGGGCACGTCGTCGGCGTCGACTTCCCGCCGGAGTACTCGGAGTGGCGTGACGTCGAACCTGCCGAGTTGATCGACGCCGACATCGTCACGATGCCAACGCGGGAAAACATCGTCGCGACGCTTCGCAGTCTCGCCCGGAAATCCGACGAGGTCGTCATCGCGACCGACTACGACCGCGAGGGCGAACTCATCGGCAAGGAGGCCTACGAGTTGATCCGCGAGGAGACCGACGCCCCGGTCGAGCGCGTGCGCTTCTCATCGATCACCGAACGGGAAGTCCGAGAGGCCTTCGAGAACCCCGACGAAATCGACTTCGATCTCGCGGCAGCAGGACAAGCCCGCCAGATCGTCGACCTGATCTGGGGGGCAGCACTGACGCGCTTCCTTTCGCTTTCGGCCAAGCAACTCGGCAACGACTTCATCTCGGTCGGCCGGGTCCAGAGCCCGACGCTGAAGCTGATCGTCGACCGCGAACGCGAGATCGAGGCCTTCGATCCCGACGATTACTGGGAGATCGTCACCGATCTCGCCAAGAACGGCCAGGGGTTCGAAGCTCAGTACTTCTACGACGACGACGGCAGCGAGGCCGAGCGTATCTGGGCGGAAAATGCGGCCGATGCAGCCTACGCCGATCTTCGTGAGTCCGGGACAGCAACTGTTACCGAAGTCCGACGACGGACGCGAACCGACGATCCGCCCGCGCCGTTCAATACGACCGCCTTCATTTCGGCGGCGAGTTCTCTGGGCTACTCTGCCCAGCGCGCCATGTCGCTGGCCGAAGAACTCTACACTGACGGGTATCTCACCTACCCGCGGACGGACAACACCGTCTACCCCGACGATCTCGACCCTGGGGAACTATTGGGTGCCTTCGAAGGTAGTTATGAGTTCGGCGACGACGCGGAGTCCCTGCTCGCCCAGGACGAGATCGAGCCAACCCGTGGGGAAACTGAATCGACCGACCACCCGCCGATCCACCCGACCGGCGAACTCCCCGACCGTGATGACATCGGCGCGGACGCCTGGGAGGTCTACGAACTCGTCGTTCGCCGATTTTTCGCGACCGTTGCCGAGCCGGCGACCTGGGCGCATCTGCGAGTCGTCGCGGAAGCTTCGGGGCGGTCGCTGAAGGCCAATGGCAAGCGGCTGCTCGAAGAGGGATACCATGCGGTCTATCCCTACTCGTCGGCGGGTGAGACCGTCGTTCCAGAGGTCAGCGAGGGCGAGGAACTGTCGATCGAGGACGTCGAACTCGAAGCCAAGCAGACCCAGCCGCCACGCCGCTACGGCCAGTCGCGGCTCATCCAGCACATGGAGGAGATGGGGATCGGGACGAAAGCCACGCGACACAACATCGTCGAAAAGCTCTACGACCGGGGATATGTCGAGAACGATCCGCCCCGGCCCACGAAACTCGCCGAAGCGGTCGTCACAGCCGCCGAGGAGTACGCCGACCACATCGTCAGCGAGGAGATGACCGCCCAGCTCGAGGCGGACATGACCGCCATCGCCGAGGGTGAGGCGACCTTGGAGAACGTGACCGAGGAATCCCGAGAGATGCTTGGCGAGATCTTCGAGGAGTTGCGCGCGTCCCGCGAAGAGATCGGCGAGTTCCTCCAGGAATCACTGAAGGCCGACCGAACGCTCGGCCCCTGTCCGGAGTGCGGCGAGGACCTGCTGATCCGACGTAGTCGCCAGGGCTCGTACTTCGTCGGCTGTGACGGCTTCCCGGAGTGTCGGTTCACGCTCCCGCTACCGAGTAGCGGCGAGCCACAGGTGATGGACGAGAGCTGCGAGGAACACGACCTCCGGCACGTCAAGATGCTGGCTGGCCGGGACACGTTCGTCCACGGCTGTCCGCGCTGCAAGGCCGAGGAAGCCGACGAGAGCGAGGACCGTGTGATCGGCGACTGTCCCAAGTGTGGCAACAGTCACGACGGCGAACTCGCGATCAAGCACCTTCGATCGGGATCGCGGCTGGTGGGCTGTACGCGCTATCCCGACTGTGAGTACTCGCTGCCGTTGCCCCGCCGAGGGGAAATTGTCGTGACCGACGAGACCTGCGAGGAGCACGACCTGCCACACATCGAGGTCCACGACGACGGTGACGACGAACCCTGGGAACTGGGGTGTCCCATCTGCAACTACGAGGAGTTCCAGGCCCGCAACGCCGTCGAAGATCTGGAGGACCTCGACGGGATCGGCCCGGCGACGGCCGAGAAGCTCGAGGACGCAGGCGTCGAAGCACCCGAGGATCTCGAAGAGGTGGATCCGGACGCTGTCGCCGGGAACGTCCAGGGCATCAGCGCCGATCGAATCCGAGAGTGGCAGACCGAGTTGTCGGCCTGA
- a CDS encoding amino acid permease, giving the protein MPKELERDLGLLSVLAISIGAMVGSGIFILPALALKMAGPAVVLAYILAALVVLPAALSKAEMATAMPEAGGTYLYIERGMGPLLGTIAGIGTWFALSFKGALALVGGVPYLLLYFELPIKPVALALAAVLILVNLLGAKQTGRLQVIIVGIMLAAMAWFVGGSLGSVQGASFEGFLGSGAGGILEATGFVFVSYAGVTKIASVAEEIEDPDRIIPRGMIWSLGFTTLLYVLVVAVIVGVDPAGIVGSNTPVADVAEATMSTPGVIAVVLAAIFALISTANAGLLSSSRYPFAMSRDDLAPPTFAKVSERFGTPITAITLTGLVMLALIAFVPIMDIAKLASAFQILVFVLINVALVAFRESDIAYDPSYESPLYPWLQGFGVLGGLVLLTQMGLIPFVGAIAIIVGSVGWYFAYAHRNVAREGALTDAIRRGIDRRAVEETRSVCHDADESDVLVALTEDTTAAAEERLLDVAIPVARARNGSVTVVQFDQVPDQTPLSYAESTLSEADQVFEERTAALAENAGVPVEYGEIVSHDVDRTVANVADLHGYDLVVVDETGPTFTEKLSDVIMGPSRSFDVLGVDAESLDGIDRIALVDDGGPFDPEKVRIANLLATARDATIELVHGVTPDATQERRDSVDEYHAEMADLCSVPTESAIVESDDDAAALVRATEDADVVVVADTGSAVLRDGPGVDIAKRGNALVLHPGSDGQPGLIGRLIQRVVY; this is encoded by the coding sequence ATGCCGAAAGAACTCGAACGGGATCTCGGATTACTCTCCGTACTGGCGATAAGTATCGGCGCGATGGTCGGCAGTGGCATCTTTATCCTGCCGGCGCTCGCACTGAAAATGGCCGGCCCGGCGGTGGTGCTGGCGTACATTCTGGCCGCGCTGGTTGTTCTTCCGGCCGCTCTCAGCAAGGCCGAGATGGCGACTGCGATGCCGGAGGCAGGCGGAACGTACCTTTACATCGAACGCGGGATGGGGCCGCTACTGGGAACGATCGCGGGCATCGGAACCTGGTTCGCCCTCTCGTTTAAGGGTGCCTTGGCACTCGTTGGTGGCGTCCCGTACCTGCTGTTATACTTCGAGTTGCCGATAAAGCCGGTTGCACTTGCCCTCGCGGCGGTACTCATCCTCGTGAACCTCCTCGGGGCCAAACAAACCGGTCGCCTACAGGTCATCATCGTCGGGATCATGCTCGCAGCGATGGCCTGGTTCGTCGGTGGAAGCCTCGGATCGGTCCAGGGCGCCTCCTTCGAGGGGTTCCTGGGATCGGGAGCCGGCGGTATTCTCGAGGCGACCGGGTTCGTCTTCGTCTCCTATGCGGGAGTGACGAAGATCGCGAGCGTCGCTGAGGAGATCGAGGATCCTGATCGGATCATTCCTCGGGGGATGATCTGGTCGCTTGGCTTCACCACGCTGCTGTACGTGCTCGTCGTGGCGGTGATCGTCGGCGTCGATCCGGCGGGGATCGTCGGATCGAACACGCCCGTGGCCGACGTGGCCGAAGCGACCATGTCCACGCCCGGCGTCATTGCGGTGGTCCTCGCCGCGATCTTCGCATTGATCAGTACAGCAAACGCCGGATTACTCTCCTCCTCGCGATACCCCTTCGCGATGAGCCGAGACGACCTCGCGCCGCCGACGTTCGCCAAAGTCAGCGAGCGGTTTGGAACGCCGATCACGGCCATCACGCTGACCGGCCTAGTCATGCTAGCGCTGATCGCGTTCGTCCCGATCATGGACATCGCCAAACTCGCGAGCGCGTTCCAGATCCTCGTGTTCGTCCTGATCAACGTGGCACTGGTCGCGTTCCGGGAGAGCGACATCGCTTACGACCCCAGTTACGAGTCGCCGCTGTACCCCTGGCTGCAGGGCTTCGGCGTCCTGGGTGGTCTCGTCTTGCTCACCCAGATGGGGCTGATCCCGTTCGTCGGTGCGATCGCGATCATCGTCGGCAGCGTCGGCTGGTACTTCGCGTACGCCCATCGCAACGTCGCCCGCGAAGGCGCACTCACTGACGCGATCCGGCGTGGCATCGACCGCCGGGCCGTCGAGGAAACCCGATCGGTCTGTCACGACGCCGACGAGTCGGATGTCCTCGTGGCCCTCACCGAGGATACCACGGCGGCCGCCGAGGAACGGCTACTTGACGTGGCGATCCCGGTCGCTCGCGCCCGGAACGGGAGTGTTACCGTCGTCCAGTTCGATCAGGTGCCCGACCAGACGCCGCTGTCGTACGCCGAGTCGACGCTCTCGGAGGCTGATCAGGTGTTCGAGGAACGGACGGCTGCGCTCGCAGAGAACGCAGGTGTCCCCGTCGAGTACGGGGAGATCGTCAGTCACGATGTCGATCGGACGGTGGCGAACGTCGCCGACCTCCACGGTTACGATCTGGTCGTCGTCGACGAAACCGGCCCAACCTTCACCGAGAAACTTTCGGACGTGATCATGGGCCCGAGTCGCTCGTTCGACGTGCTGGGCGTCGATGCCGAGAGTCTGGACGGGATCGATCGCATCGCCCTGGTCGACGATGGCGGGCCGTTCGATCCCGAGAAGGTACGAATCGCGAACCTGCTCGCGACAGCCCGTGACGCGACGATCGAACTCGTCCATGGGGTCACACCGGATGCGACGCAGGAGCGGCGTGATTCAGTCGACGAATACCACGCCGAGATGGCCGATCTCTGTTCGGTCCCGACCGAATCGGCGATCGTCGAGAGCGACGACGACGCGGCCGCACTCGTCCGTGCGACCGAGGATGCCGATGTTGTGGTCGTTGCGGACACCGGGAGTGCGGTCCTTCGTGATGGTCCCGGCGTCGACATCGCGAAACGTGGCAACGCCCTCGTGTTACACCCGGGAAGCGACGGACAGCCCGGACTGATCGGACGGCTCATCCAGCGCGTCGTCTACTGA
- a CDS encoding NAD-binding protein, whose amino-acid sequence MTETAAEPSEVIVVGTTSDVRVLAEELAESRPVAFVTDRRKQHRLADRAGLSTHVTSLDAGLGDEKLSGDVAIVATDRDSTNLLIAQHFRVGHDVDTVIVRVNDAAREGAFEGIATETITPVDLYDRTVQETLEIR is encoded by the coding sequence ATGACCGAAACAGCAGCGGAACCGAGTGAGGTCATCGTCGTCGGCACGACGAGCGATGTCAGAGTGCTGGCCGAAGAACTCGCCGAGTCACGACCCGTCGCCTTCGTCACGGATCGTCGGAAGCAACACCGACTGGCCGACCGGGCCGGACTTTCGACGCACGTAACGTCGCTCGATGCCGGTCTTGGCGACGAGAAACTGTCGGGTGACGTTGCGATCGTCGCGACCGATCGGGATTCGACGAACCTGCTCATCGCTCAGCACTTCCGCGTCGGCCACGACGTCGATACCGTCATCGTTCGCGTCAACGACGCGGCCAGAGAAGGTGCCTTTGAGGGAATTGCGACGGAAACAATCACTCCAGTCGATCTGTACGACCGGACCGTACAGGAGACGCTGGAGATCCGCTAA
- a CDS encoding Lrp/AsnC family transcriptional regulator → MAAHELDDLDRAILYALQDDARKISTSTIAKRMDVAPSTVRTRISCLEEDGVIAGYHAEVDYESTGLQLHTLIICTAPVPDREELAEEAQEVDGVVAVREVMTGVGNIHIEAVGLDGDDLSRIGRELDEIGLTIEDEDIIRNEYETPFKGFAVED, encoded by the coding sequence ATGGCCGCTCACGAACTCGACGACCTCGACAGGGCGATCCTCTATGCGCTCCAGGACGACGCGCGCAAGATTTCGACGAGCACGATCGCCAAGCGCATGGATGTCGCGCCAAGTACCGTCCGGACCCGGATCAGCTGTCTCGAGGAAGACGGCGTCATCGCGGGCTATCACGCCGAGGTCGATTACGAGAGCACGGGATTGCAGTTACACACGCTGATCATCTGTACCGCACCCGTCCCCGACCGTGAGGAACTCGCTGAAGAGGCCCAGGAGGTCGACGGTGTCGTCGCCGTTCGCGAGGTGATGACCGGCGTCGGAAACATCCACATCGAGGCTGTTGGCCTGGACGGTGACGACCTGAGCCGGATCGGCCGCGAACTCGATGAGATCGGTCTCACTATCGAGGACGAGGACATCATCCGTAACGAATACGAGACGCCGTTCAAAGGGTTCGCCGTCGAAGACTAG
- the aspS gene encoding aspartate--tRNA(Asn) ligase, translated as MHDRTYAADAEPGDTATVAGWVHEIRDLGGIAFLILRDTTGKIQVKIEKDNLAEDLVETALDVHRESVLRVEGDVEEEERAPTGVEISPDDIEVIAPADPELPLDPSGKVDAELPTRLDNRTLDLRKPEIKAIFEIRAEVLRSVREAFRSLDATEINTPKIVATGTEGGTELFPITYFGQEAFMNQSPQLFKQLMVGSGLERVFEIGPIFRAEEHNTPRHLNEATSIDFESAFYDHTEAMDACETVVKAAYEGVAQNCAEELELLGLDEEFTVPEGDFPRLTYEEAIERVNATGELDDVLVWGDDLSTEAEHALGQDVGEHYFITDWPSEIKPFYIKDHDDDPELSTGFDMMHPSMELVSGGQREHRHDHLVEGFEQQGLDPSAFEYYTKMFKYGMPPHAGWGLGGERLVMTMLGLENIREAVLFPRDRQRLSP; from the coding sequence ATGCACGATCGAACGTACGCTGCTGACGCCGAGCCGGGTGACACTGCAACCGTCGCGGGCTGGGTCCACGAGATCCGGGACCTCGGCGGGATCGCCTTCCTGATTCTCCGGGACACGACCGGGAAAATCCAGGTCAAAATCGAGAAGGACAACCTCGCAGAGGACCTCGTCGAGACGGCCTTGGACGTCCACCGCGAGAGTGTCCTCCGGGTCGAGGGTGACGTCGAAGAAGAGGAACGCGCGCCAACGGGCGTCGAGATCTCGCCCGACGACATCGAGGTGATCGCCCCTGCAGATCCCGAACTGCCACTCGACCCCTCCGGGAAGGTCGACGCCGAACTCCCGACGCGGCTGGACAACCGAACGTTGGACCTGCGCAAGCCCGAGATAAAGGCAATCTTCGAGATCCGCGCGGAAGTCCTGCGCTCGGTGCGGGAGGCCTTCCGCAGCCTGGATGCCACGGAGATCAACACGCCCAAGATCGTCGCGACCGGGACCGAAGGCGGGACAGAGCTGTTCCCGATCACGTACTTCGGTCAGGAGGCGTTCATGAACCAGAGCCCCCAGCTGTTCAAGCAGCTGATGGTCGGTTCCGGCCTGGAACGGGTCTTCGAGATCGGCCCGATCTTCCGCGCCGAGGAGCACAACACGCCCCGGCACCTCAACGAGGCCACCTCGATCGACTTCGAGTCCGCGTTCTACGACCACACCGAGGCGATGGACGCCTGCGAGACGGTCGTGAAAGCCGCCTACGAGGGCGTCGCACAGAACTGTGCAGAAGAACTCGAGCTCCTCGGCCTCGACGAGGAGTTCACGGTCCCCGAGGGCGACTTCCCGCGACTCACTTACGAGGAGGCCATCGAGCGGGTCAACGCGACAGGCGAACTCGACGACGTACTCGTCTGGGGCGACGATCTCTCGACGGAGGCCGAACACGCCCTCGGCCAGGACGTCGGCGAGCACTACTTCATCACCGACTGGCCCAGCGAGATCAAGCCCTTCTACATCAAAGACCACGACGACGACCCCGAACTCTCGACGGGTTTCGACATGATGCACCCCTCGATGGAACTCGTCTCCGGCGGCCAGCGTGAACACCGCCACGACCACCTCGTCGAGGGCTTCGAACAGCAGGGCCTGGACCCGTCGGCCTTCGAATACTACACCAAGATGTTCAAGTACGGCATGCCGCCCCACGCCGGCTGGGGGCTTGGCGGCGAGCGCCTCGTCATGACGATGCTCGGCCTGGAAAACATCCGCGAAGCAGTGCTGTTCCCGCGAGACAGGCAACGGCTGAGCCCGTAG
- a CDS encoding pantoate kinase yields the protein MTGEATAFVPGHVTGFFTVERTDDPTTTGSRGGGLTLTDGVRVTVRPAEETTVVLEDIGVEIEAVDRVLEALGVEATVIGETDLPLGSGFGVSGAMALGTALGANAVFESELSTSELVTIAHGAEVQAGTGLGDVVAQARGGMVLRLEAGGPQTNELDGIPARPPVEYLTLDELDTADVIGGDTDRLSAAGGDALSRVVSEPTVEQFMYASRRFAREADLLTAEVRNVIEDVTAANGEASMAMLGETVFALDTGLSEAGYDPNVCRVDPTGATLEVEAGEGQGKQLDGPDGGEQ from the coding sequence ATGACTGGCGAGGCGACGGCGTTCGTCCCGGGCCACGTCACGGGCTTTTTCACCGTCGAACGGACCGACGACCCGACGACGACGGGGTCCCGTGGCGGCGGTCTGACGCTCACTGACGGCGTTCGGGTGACGGTCCGGCCGGCCGAGGAGACGACGGTCGTCTTAGAAGACATCGGCGTCGAGATCGAGGCCGTCGATCGGGTACTCGAGGCGCTCGGCGTCGAGGCGACGGTGATCGGCGAGACCGACCTGCCGCTCGGGTCCGGCTTCGGCGTCTCGGGTGCGATGGCACTGGGAACGGCGCTCGGGGCGAACGCTGTCTTCGAGAGCGAACTCTCGACGAGCGAACTCGTCACGATTGCCCACGGCGCGGAGGTTCAAGCCGGGACCGGACTGGGAGACGTCGTCGCACAGGCCCGCGGGGGAATGGTGCTTCGACTGGAAGCCGGCGGGCCACAGACGAACGAGCTAGACGGGATCCCGGCTCGGCCGCCGGTCGAGTATCTCACGCTCGACGAGCTGGATACGGCGGACGTGATCGGTGGCGACACCGACCGGCTCTCGGCGGCGGGTGGCGATGCACTCTCCCGGGTGGTGAGCGAACCGACAGTCGAGCAGTTCATGTACGCTTCACGGCGGTTCGCCCGCGAGGCTGACCTGCTGACCGCCGAGGTCCGGAACGTGATCGAAGACGTGACCGCAGCCAACGGCGAGGCCTCGATGGCGATGCTCGGCGAGACCGTGTTCGCGCTGGACACCGGCCTCTCCGAGGCCGGATACGATCCCAACGTCTGTCGGGTCGATCCGACCGGTGCGACACTGGAGGTCGAGGCCGGCGAAGGCCAGGGCAAACAGCTTGACGGTCCGGACGGGGGCGAGCAGTAG
- a CDS encoding 4-phosphopantoate--beta-alanine ligase, which produces MSDVDVPESHPRYESLLTRHRIEEGVEKGITSQQGLIAQGRGEAFDYLLGEQTTESAERAEQAAAAHLLLADHPVLSVNGNVAALVPEEIVELAEVTGADLEVNLFNRTEERIEAIAEHLHEHGASEVKGLTADGRIPGIDHERAKVDADGIGDADVVVVPLEDGDRAEALGEIGKTEIVVDLNPLSRSAQVAAVPIVDNVIRAVPNVTAYARELQGHSETELRAIVDEFDPNETLAAAERAIRGGDVNIGGQ; this is translated from the coding sequence ATGAGTGACGTGGACGTTCCGGAGAGTCACCCACGCTACGAGTCGCTGTTGACTCGCCACCGCATCGAAGAAGGCGTCGAGAAGGGCATTACCAGTCAGCAGGGTCTGATCGCCCAGGGTCGCGGCGAAGCCTTCGATTACTTACTTGGCGAGCAAACGACCGAGAGCGCTGAGAGGGCCGAACAGGCCGCGGCCGCCCACCTCCTGCTGGCCGATCATCCCGTCCTCTCGGTGAACGGTAACGTCGCGGCACTGGTCCCCGAGGAAATCGTCGAACTCGCCGAGGTGACGGGCGCAGACCTGGAGGTGAACCTGTTCAACCGGACCGAAGAGCGGATCGAAGCGATCGCCGAGCACCTCCACGAGCATGGCGCCAGTGAAGTGAAGGGACTGACTGCCGACGGACGAATCCCGGGGATCGACCACGAGCGTGCGAAAGTGGACGCCGACGGGATCGGCGACGCCGACGTAGTCGTGGTCCCGCTGGAGGACGGCGATCGCGCCGAGGCGCTGGGCGAGATAGGCAAGACCGAGATCGTCGTCGATCTGAACCCGCTCTCGCGGTCGGCACAGGTGGCTGCCGTTCCGATCGTCGACAACGTGATTCGGGCGGTCCCGAACGTCACAGCCTACGCCCGCGAATTACAGGGACACTCGGAGACCGAACTCCGAGCGATCGTCGACGAGTTCGACCCGAACGAAACACTCGCGGCCGCCGAGCGAGCGATCAGGGGCGGCGACGTCAATATCGGTGGGCAATAG
- a CDS encoding chemotaxis protein CheC, producing the protein MSLEVDVRKLDLFNKIAREGSETVSDHLDQMAGVETEIAVSKINFLDIEDVRTHMGDGKRVGIYVELTEPPHGYVLFMLGPEEAKQLAGLLVGDAGDDESEGFNDMERSAIQEVGNIMTSGYIDGWANVLDTTVGMSTPSFAYGPADGIVDKMGGWPDEDIAFVIDSQLTASEGDIALTIYTFPRLVELVDLIQNIDISTVVGEDTAPSSDIADNA; encoded by the coding sequence ATGAGTCTCGAAGTCGACGTGCGGAAACTGGACCTTTTCAACAAGATAGCCAGAGAGGGTTCCGAGACGGTCTCGGACCACCTCGATCAGATGGCCGGCGTCGAGACCGAGATCGCCGTCTCGAAGATCAACTTTCTCGACATCGAGGACGTCCGGACACACATGGGTGACGGAAAGCGGGTGGGCATCTACGTCGAACTCACCGAACCGCCCCACGGGTACGTCCTGTTCATGCTCGGCCCGGAGGAAGCCAAACAACTGGCAGGGCTACTCGTCGGCGATGCAGGCGACGACGAGAGCGAGGGGTTCAATGACATGGAGCGCTCGGCGATCCAAGAGGTCGGCAACATCATGACCAGCGGATACATCGACGGCTGGGCGAACGTCTTGGACACGACGGTCGGCATGTCCACGCCCTCGTTCGCCTACGGACCGGCGGACGGGATCGTCGACAAGATGGGCGGGTGGCCCGACGAGGACATCGCGTTCGTGATCGACTCACAACTCACTGCGAGCGAGGGCGACATCGCGCTGACAATTTACACCTTCCCGCGGCTGGTCGAACTCGTCGATCTCATCCAGAACATCGACATCTCGACGGTCGTCGGCGAGGACACGGCCCCCTCCTCTGACATCGCTGACAACGCATGA
- a CDS encoding trimeric intracellular cation channel family protein has translation MNTVGLVAFALVGAAKGIREEFDVFGIGVVGLVTAFGGGTTRDVLVGRTPLALQNLGEMGLGVLGVTLALGLSVLLESPDEHPITLVADAVGLAAFATAGAIVATEAGVNAFGIVTVATINAAGGGAYADVLLDRSPFILFDDFYASCAVLGGTTYWLLTVLDTSASLTAAGCAAMVVGTRLLAVNYGWELPTAQMLGLAQKRVGE, from the coding sequence ATGAACACCGTCGGCCTCGTCGCGTTCGCCCTGGTCGGCGCGGCCAAAGGTATTCGCGAAGAGTTCGACGTCTTCGGCATCGGCGTGGTCGGGTTGGTGACGGCCTTCGGCGGCGGTACAACGCGGGACGTCCTCGTCGGGCGGACGCCCCTGGCTCTCCAGAACCTCGGCGAGATGGGACTGGGCGTCCTTGGAGTCACGTTGGCTCTGGGACTGAGCGTCCTACTCGAATCGCCGGACGAACATCCGATCACGCTCGTCGCCGACGCCGTGGGCCTGGCAGCGTTCGCCACCGCGGGAGCGATCGTCGCGACCGAGGCGGGTGTCAACGCATTCGGCATCGTCACGGTTGCGACCATCAACGCCGCCGGCGGCGGAGCCTACGCCGACGTGTTGCTGGATCGGTCGCCGTTCATCCTCTTCGATGACTTCTACGCGAGCTGTGCGGTGCTGGGCGGGACTACCTACTGGCTGCTGACGGTACTGGACACGTCGGCCAGTCTCACCGCCGCCGGCTGTGCCGCGATGGTCGTCGGGACGCGCCTGCTCGCGGTCAACTACGGCTGGGAACTTCCGACGGCGCAAATGCTCGGCCTCGCACAGAAGCGAGTCGGCGAGTAG